In Clostridium sporogenes, one genomic interval encodes:
- a CDS encoding flagellar hook-length control protein FliK — MELKISGFTKIENNSATKKVTNQSEKSYSFNEVLNNISSNKNKNVSTKQDVQQDNKNYLIKDENINSKDNSIMSKLNKEDIQNIKDKLEEQGFSKEELDSIKSLEDLKNLVEKIKDAGDLDSFVVLVNSILQCLYSGENVKLGKELEQNLDKLKVLLNNLPKDNGNKEQLLMEIKDILGEEFNKLNLTDKNSLDKDLLETFSNKLQTQIEKEPNEEKVSLLKNIKNEMENILKEESNNKLSLEPKINVGEPLVLEEEADSSNLKENTSKEDKLLKGLSEGKEQGAGEKINKTVNFMSHLKNSTDINELSSKETLGNLVINKNTMNADIIKSIKYMELNNVKDLTVKIMPKELGEVFIKLTMEGGIMKANIGATTKEAYNLLNSNMQLIEDKLQNSGIKVQELSLNIYNEDTTFFKQGNEKGKNSNPSKSNDKADLSSMDEMPEEENISTIDGNVNILA, encoded by the coding sequence GTGGAATTAAAAATAAGTGGATTTACTAAAATAGAAAATAATTCGGCTACTAAAAAGGTAACTAACCAAAGTGAAAAATCTTATTCCTTTAACGAAGTGTTAAACAATATATCTTCTAATAAAAATAAAAATGTTAGTACAAAACAGGATGTTCAACAAGATAATAAAAACTATTTAATTAAAGATGAAAATATAAATAGTAAAGATAATAGTATAATGTCAAAATTGAACAAAGAGGATATACAAAATATAAAGGATAAATTAGAAGAACAAGGTTTTTCTAAAGAGGAATTAGATTCTATAAAATCTTTAGAAGATTTAAAGAATTTAGTAGAAAAGATTAAAGATGCTGGGGATTTAGATAGCTTTGTAGTTTTGGTTAATTCTATATTACAGTGTTTATATTCTGGAGAAAATGTAAAATTAGGCAAAGAATTAGAACAAAATTTAGATAAATTAAAAGTTTTACTGAATAATTTACCTAAAGACAATGGAAATAAAGAACAATTACTAATGGAGATAAAAGATATTTTGGGTGAAGAATTTAATAAGCTAAATCTTACAGATAAAAATTCATTAGATAAAGATTTGTTAGAAACTTTTTCAAATAAGCTTCAGACACAAATTGAAAAAGAACCTAATGAAGAAAAAGTAAGCCTTTTAAAAAATATTAAAAATGAAATGGAAAATATTTTGAAGGAAGAATCTAATAATAAATTATCTCTAGAGCCTAAAATAAATGTGGGTGAACCATTAGTGTTAGAAGAAGAAGCTGATTCTTCTAATTTAAAAGAAAATACTTCTAAAGAAGATAAACTTTTAAAGGGACTTTCAGAAGGTAAAGAACAAGGAGCAGGAGAAAAAATAAATAAAACTGTTAATTTTATGTCTCATCTTAAAAATTCTACAGACATAAATGAATTATCCTCAAAGGAAACTTTAGGTAATTTAGTAATCAATAAGAACACTATGAATGCTGACATAATCAAATCTATAAAGTATATGGAATTAAATAATGTAAAAGATTTAACAGTAAAAATAATGCCAAAAGAGCTAGGAGAAGTATTTATAAAACTAACTATGGAAGGTGGCATTATGAAAGCTAATATAGGAGCAACTACAAAGGAAGCCTATAATTTATTGAATTCCAATATGCAATTAATAGAAGACAAGCTTCAGAATTCTGGCATAAAAGTACAAGAACTCTCACTAAACATATACAACGAAGATACAACCTTTTTTAAACAGGGCAATGAAAAAGGAAAAAATAGTAATCCGTCAAAGTCAAACGATAAAGCAGATTTATCATCAATGGATGAAATGCCAGAAGAAGAAAATATAAGCACTATAGATGGTAATGTAAATATCTTAGCTTAA
- a CDS encoding flagellar hook assembly protein FlgD, translated as MPTAINSNYSPYAGKTKTDDKKEDEKGIIERSNEATETKTERGTRIVKKGQDLDKNAFFKILAAELANQDPTNAKDGTEYVSQLAQFSSLEQMANLNSMMKLTGASSFIGKVVLLRRFDEQGNQYAGIVRNVIKNGDEVKLSIEYEPGKVGEFLMEDVLNITDDINENSKYNNDLLNAVSLIGKNVLMDDGKEKLSGVVKGVVRNGLGVSIKVTITKDGKEQDIYVPFEYVTNVQEDGDFGDIENPDEKPSEGGEENKPEVEEKK; from the coding sequence ATGCCAACAGCAATTAATTCAAATTATTCCCCTTATGCTGGGAAAACCAAAACCGATGATAAGAAAGAAGACGAAAAAGGAATAATAGAAAGATCCAATGAGGCCACTGAAACTAAAACAGAGAGAGGTACTAGGATTGTAAAAAAAGGACAAGACCTTGATAAAAATGCTTTTTTTAAGATTTTGGCTGCGGAACTTGCAAATCAAGATCCTACAAATGCAAAGGATGGAACAGAATATGTATCTCAATTGGCACAATTTTCATCTTTAGAGCAAATGGCTAATTTAAATAGCATGATGAAATTGACAGGAGCTTCTAGCTTTATAGGTAAAGTGGTTCTACTTAGAAGGTTTGATGAACAGGGTAATCAATATGCAGGAATAGTAAGAAATGTAATAAAAAATGGTGATGAAGTTAAATTAAGTATAGAGTATGAGCCAGGAAAAGTTGGAGAATTCCTTATGGAAGATGTTCTAAATATTACAGATGATATAAACGAAAATTCTAAGTATAATAATGATCTATTAAATGCAGTAAGTTTAATAGGAAAAAATGTACTAATGGATGATGGAAAAGAAAAATTATCTGGTGTGGTAAAAGGTGTAGTTAGAAATGGTCTAGGAGTAAGTATTAAAGTTACCATAACAAAAGATGGTAAAGAACAAGATATATATGTACCATTTGAATATGTAACAAATGTTCAAGAAGATGGGGACTTTGGTGATATTGAAAATCCAGACGAAAAACCTTCTGAAGGAGGGGAAGAAAATAAACCTGAGGTAGAAGAAAAGAAATAA
- a CDS encoding TIGR02530 family flagellar biosynthesis protein → MSFKIINGKLHLVEDYNYASLKNKNIKNEHKVGSFEELLNKKLNDNDKINKKNKEESFIISKHAFDRLKSRNINLSEEDMNSINKAINIADKKGSRECLILCKDAALITSIKNRTIITAMTKEESKDNVFTNIDSAVII, encoded by the coding sequence ATGTCATTTAAAATTATAAATGGTAAGTTACATTTAGTAGAAGATTATAATTATGCATCCTTAAAAAATAAAAATATTAAAAATGAACATAAGGTAGGAAGCTTTGAAGAATTATTAAACAAGAAACTAAATGACAATGATAAAATCAATAAAAAAAATAAGGAAGAAAGTTTTATAATATCAAAGCATGCCTTTGATAGGTTAAAATCTAGAAATATAAACCTATCAGAAGAAGATATGAATAGCATAAATAAAGCTATAAATATAGCTGATAAGAAGGGAAGCAGGGAGTGCTTAATATTATGCAAGGATGCAGCTTTAATAACCTCTATAAAAAATAGAACAATAATAACAGCTATGACAAAGGAAGAAAGTAAGGACAATGTTTTTACAAATATAGATAGTGCGGTAATAATATAA
- a CDS encoding flagellar hook-basal body complex protein produces the protein MLRSMYSGISGLKAQQTKLDIVGNNIANASTTAFKSQSIRFEDMLSQNMSSATSPSANLGGTNPRQVGLGVQVAGIFTKFTTGNMQTTGRNLDAAIDGSGFFVVGRGPLQEGHTDDYITLDNTKHEIKDGKNMEIMFTRDGSFSLDPKGNLLTADGLRIFGYENTNAQIKYSVADNKKQNVIEKPTDFDAAPTFGDVLKPLTIPDEIGEGDEAVRVRSFTIGKDGVITALLVNEKSVAIGQIAMASFKNDGGLEKMGKNLYKSSGNSGDPIIRSKNGDTANDNSKGYGDMLNGMIEMSNVDLAEEFTEMIVANRAFQACGKMITTGDEILQELVNLKR, from the coding sequence ATGTTAAGATCAATGTATTCAGGTATAAGTGGACTTAAAGCACAACAAACAAAATTAGATATAGTAGGTAATAATATAGCTAATGCTAGTACTACAGCTTTTAAATCTCAAAGTATTAGATTTGAAGATATGTTAAGTCAAAATATGTCTAGTGCAACATCACCAAGTGCTAATTTAGGAGGTACGAATCCAAGGCAGGTAGGATTAGGTGTACAAGTAGCCGGTATATTCACTAAGTTTACTACAGGAAATATGCAAACCACAGGTAGAAATTTAGACGCGGCTATAGATGGATCAGGTTTTTTTGTGGTAGGAAGAGGTCCACTGCAAGAGGGGCACACTGATGATTATATTACATTAGATAATACTAAGCATGAAATAAAAGATGGTAAAAATATGGAAATAATGTTTACAAGAGATGGATCTTTTTCATTAGATCCAAAAGGGAATCTTTTAACAGCCGATGGATTAAGAATATTTGGATATGAAAATACCAATGCCCAAATAAAATATTCTGTAGCAGATAATAAAAAACAAAATGTTATTGAAAAGCCTACGGATTTTGATGCAGCACCTACTTTTGGAGATGTTCTAAAGCCTCTTACTATACCAGATGAAATAGGAGAAGGTGACGAGGCTGTAAGAGTAAGGTCTTTTACTATAGGTAAAGATGGGGTTATTACAGCATTATTAGTAAATGAGAAATCAGTAGCTATAGGGCAAATAGCTATGGCTTCATTTAAGAATGATGGTGGACTTGAAAAAATGGGTAAAAATCTTTATAAATCATCAGGTAACTCAGGCGATCCTATAATAAGATCTAAGAACGGAGATACTGCTAATGATAATAGTAAAGGATATGGAGATATGCTTAATGGTATGATTGAAATGTCTAATGTAGATTTGGCAGAAGAATTTACAGAAATGATAGTGGCTAATAGAGCCTTCCAGGCTTGTGGCAAGATGATAACCACAGGGGATGAAATACTTCAAGAGCTAGTTAACTTAAAGAGATAA
- a CDS encoding flagellar FlbD family protein, translating into MIQLTGMNRESFTLNAEHIEKIEQVPESLITLVNGKKYIVIETPDEIIKKVKKYKSDIITLGIQGEFRK; encoded by the coding sequence ATGATTCAGCTTACAGGTATGAACCGAGAAAGTTTTACTTTAAATGCAGAACATATTGAAAAAATTGAACAGGTACCAGAAAGTTTGATTACTTTAGTAAATGGGAAAAAGTATATAGTTATAGAAACACCAGATGAAATAATAAAAAAAGTTAAAAAGTACAAAAGTGACATAATCACTTTAGGCATACAGGGGGAGTTTAGGAAATGA
- a CDS encoding motility protein A: MKKRDILTPIGLVLCFGLVIWGMATGGSNLKVFWDLASVFITIGGSLTAMLITYPIDEFKRLFVVIKQTFKDNGMSNIDVIQNFVDLSRKARREGLLSLEDAINNLTDDYMKKGLRMVVDGIEPETIREIMELEVDEMEKRHKSGADMLKTWGGYSPAFGMIGTLIGLIQMLANLTDSSTIASGMGKALITTFYGSVMANMVFNPMGANLMFKSGVEATTREMILEGVLAIQSGVNPRIMEEKLVSYLSPPERQAYSKVQVSGEGVAQNG, from the coding sequence ATGAAGAAGAGAGATATATTAACACCTATAGGACTTGTTCTTTGTTTTGGATTAGTTATATGGGGAATGGCTACAGGTGGATCTAATCTTAAAGTGTTTTGGGATTTAGCATCTGTATTTATAACCATAGGTGGATCTCTAACAGCTATGTTAATTACCTATCCTATAGATGAATTTAAGAGACTTTTTGTAGTTATAAAACAGACATTCAAAGATAATGGAATGTCTAATATAGATGTTATTCAAAACTTTGTAGATTTATCTAGAAAGGCTAGAAGAGAAGGTCTTCTTTCTCTAGAAGATGCTATAAATAATTTAACTGATGATTATATGAAAAAGGGCTTAAGAATGGTAGTAGATGGTATAGAACCAGAAACTATAAGGGAAATTATGGAGCTTGAAGTAGATGAAATGGAAAAAAGACATAAATCAGGAGCAGACATGCTTAAAACCTGGGGAGGATATTCACCAGCCTTTGGTATGATAGGTACATTAATAGGCCTTATACAAATGCTTGCGAATCTTACAGACTCTAGTACTATAGCTTCAGGTATGGGAAAAGCTCTTATAACTACATTCTATGGTTCTGTAATGGCAAATATGGTATTTAATCCTATGGGAGCAAATTTAATGTTTAAAAGTGGAGTAGAAGCTACCACAAGGGAAATGATATTAGAAGGAGTTTTAGCAATTCAATCAGGAGTTAACCCAAGAATAATGGAAGAAAAGCTAGTTAGTTATCTTTCACCACCAGAAAGACAAGCTTATAGTAAAGTACAAGTATCTGGGGAAGGAGTAGCTCAAAATGGCTAG
- a CDS encoding flagellar motor protein MotB produces the protein MARRNKKGGGGDEIRGDEWLATFSDTITLLLTFFILLYSFSSVDAQKFQQVASAMQVAMTGQSGNTIVDYNLKNGDVPLVGETTKLGRETGSDAKSDSKEVYNEVNKFVDKNNLKSSVEVKEDGRGVIIQLRDNVLFEIGRADIKQESKQIMDKINGLIATLPNEIIVEGHTDNVPIKNEVYGSNWELSTARAVNVLRYFVETKKQNPVRFTAAGYGEYRPIAQNNSDVNKAKNRRVNIVIVSKEKESSKK, from the coding sequence ATGGCTAGGAGAAATAAAAAAGGTGGTGGAGGAGACGAAATAAGAGGTGACGAATGGCTTGCAACCTTTTCCGACACCATAACCTTATTGTTAACTTTCTTTATATTACTTTATTCTTTTTCCAGCGTAGACGCTCAAAAGTTTCAACAAGTGGCCTCTGCTATGCAGGTAGCCATGACAGGTCAATCTGGAAATACTATTGTAGATTATAATTTAAAAAATGGAGATGTACCTTTAGTAGGAGAAACAACTAAACTTGGAAGAGAAACAGGTTCTGATGCAAAATCTGATTCAAAGGAAGTATATAATGAAGTAAATAAATTTGTAGATAAAAATAATCTTAAATCTTCTGTGGAAGTAAAAGAAGATGGTAGGGGAGTTATAATACAACTTAGAGACAATGTACTTTTTGAAATAGGTAGAGCTGATATTAAGCAAGAAAGTAAACAAATAATGGACAAAATAAATGGTCTAATAGCAACACTACCAAATGAGATAATTGTAGAGGGACATACAGACAATGTACCTATTAAAAATGAAGTATATGGTTCAAATTGGGAGTTGTCTACAGCTAGGGCCGTTAATGTTTTAAGATATTTTGTTGAAACTAAAAAACAAAATCCAGTAAGATTTACCGCAGCAGGATATGGAGAATATAGACCAATAGCACAAAATAATTCTGATGTAAATAAGGCAAAGAATAGAAGGGTAAATATAGTTATAGTTTCAAAAGAAAAGGAGAGTAGCAAAAAATGA
- a CDS encoding flagellar basal body-associated FliL family protein, with product MSEKNVEKKDSSLKKIIIIVVVLAIIGAGAFGGYMLFAKNKKGANSANQMPVNNTNVINSQQTNNGMYPQQVVVSSKTYSLDEFLVNLADEDGKRFVKAKIFIGYEEKKLAKELEKKKPILRDAVIGVLRTKKAADINPKNIDKIKMEIINKISPMLEKGRINSIYFDDLIVQ from the coding sequence ATGAGCGAAAAAAATGTAGAAAAAAAAGATAGCAGTTTAAAAAAAATAATAATAATAGTTGTTGTTTTAGCTATAATAGGCGCAGGAGCTTTTGGAGGATACATGCTTTTTGCAAAGAATAAGAAAGGTGCTAATAGTGCTAATCAAATGCCTGTAAACAATACTAATGTTATAAATTCTCAGCAAACTAATAATGGAATGTATCCACAACAAGTAGTAGTTTCATCTAAAACTTACTCTTTAGATGAATTTTTAGTTAATTTAGCAGATGAAGATGGAAAAAGATTTGTAAAAGCAAAGATTTTTATAGGTTATGAAGAAAAAAAATTAGCTAAAGAATTAGAAAAAAAGAAACCTATCTTAAGAGATGCTGTTATAGGAGTGTTAAGAACTAAAAAAGCTGCCGACATAAATCCTAAAAATATTGATAAAATAAAAATGGAAATTATAAATAAGATTAGTCCTATGCTCGAAAAAGGGAGAATTAACAGTATCTATTTTGATGATTTAATAGTACAATAG
- the fliO gene encoding flagellar biosynthetic protein FliO — protein sequence MDIEFIGMIFKTIFALALVLLLLYLSLKLGGEKLQKFQNGKYIKVLERVPLSKENFVCVVKIGEKAYIMTSTPHSIEKITELSKDDTEKIENLKIQSIPQYNGLKEFLEKKELNKIYDKLKLNKLKKEDKYEEKK from the coding sequence ATGGATATAGAATTTATTGGAATGATTTTTAAAACTATTTTTGCCTTGGCTTTAGTGCTTTTACTTTTGTATTTATCATTAAAGCTTGGAGGAGAAAAACTTCAAAAATTTCAGAATGGAAAATATATAAAAGTTTTAGAAAGGGTTCCACTATCAAAGGAAAATTTTGTATGTGTGGTTAAAATAGGTGAAAAGGCCTATATTATGACTTCAACTCCTCATAGTATAGAAAAAATAACAGAATTATCTAAAGATGACACAGAGAAAATAGAGAATTTAAAAATTCAATCTATACCACAGTATAATGGTTTAAAAGAATTCTTAGAAAAAAAAGAGTTAAATAAAATCTATGATAAACTTAAGTTAAATAAGCTAAAAAAGGAAGATAAATATGAAGAAAAGAAATAA
- the fliP gene encoding flagellar type III secretion system pore protein FliP (The bacterial flagellar biogenesis protein FliP forms a type III secretion system (T3SS)-type pore required for flagellar assembly.) gives MKKRNNRIMFMVLLALGIVFFYSMKAYAAPQNTMPIPKINISVDNANNPTEYVDNIKLLIMLTVLTLLPSFIVMMTSFVRTIVVFGFLRNAMGTQQSPPNQVMIGLALFLTLFIMQPVYSEINTKAIQPYMKNKITQEQAVEIGAKPLRQFMLKQTRQKDLKLFVDLGKPNFKVTKDNAPLYIVVPAFIISELKTAFQIGFLLFIPFLIIDLVVASVLMSMGMFMLPPVMISLPFKLLLFVMVDGWYLLVKSLVMSFG, from the coding sequence ATGAAGAAAAGAAATAACAGAATAATGTTTATGGTTTTACTAGCTTTAGGTATAGTGTTTTTTTATTCTATGAAAGCCTATGCAGCCCCACAAAATACTATGCCTATACCCAAAATAAATATTTCTGTAGATAATGCTAATAATCCAACGGAGTATGTAGATAATATAAAGTTATTAATAATGCTAACTGTATTAACATTATTGCCATCTTTTATAGTAATGATGACAAGCTTTGTAAGAACAATTGTGGTATTTGGATTTTTGAGAAATGCTATGGGAACACAACAATCTCCACCTAATCAGGTAATGATCGGTCTTGCACTTTTTTTAACCTTATTTATAATGCAGCCTGTATATAGTGAAATAAATACCAAAGCTATACAACCCTATATGAAAAATAAAATTACTCAAGAGCAGGCAGTGGAAATAGGAGCCAAGCCTCTTAGACAATTTATGTTGAAGCAAACAAGGCAAAAGGATTTAAAATTATTTGTGGATTTAGGAAAGCCTAATTTTAAAGTAACAAAGGATAACGCACCTTTATATATAGTGGTACCGGCATTTATAATAAGTGAGCTTAAAACAGCTTTTCAAATAGGATTTTTATTATTTATTCCATTTTTAATTATAGATTTGGTAGTGGCTAGTGTACTTATGTCTATGGGTATGTTTATGCTACCACCGGTTATGATATCGCTACCCTTTAAACTTTTGTTGTTTGTAATGGTAGATGGATGGTATCTTCTGGTGAAATCCTTAGTAATGAGTTTTGGTTAG
- the fliQ gene encoding flagellar biosynthesis protein FliQ: MSENMVMGIIKDAIQTGLLVSAPILTISILVGLIISIFQATTQIQEQTLTFVPKLIAVAVVGLLTGSWMLHQLLAFTERIFAMITQIIK, from the coding sequence ATGAGCGAAAATATGGTTATGGGTATTATAAAAGATGCTATTCAAACAGGTCTTTTAGTATCTGCTCCTATTTTGACAATATCTATATTGGTAGGTCTTATAATAAGTATATTTCAAGCTACAACACAGATCCAGGAACAAACATTAACTTTTGTTCCGAAGCTTATAGCTGTAGCTGTAGTAGGTCTTTTAACAGGTAGCTGGATGTTACATCAATTATTAGCTTTTACAGAAAGAATTTTTGCAATGATAACTCAGATTATAAAGTAA
- a CDS encoding fused FliR family export protein/FlhB family type III secretion system protein, whose translation MISAAYATAIILISFRLFIFFSMVPIFFPKGTPVIGKVALALIIAYMLVGSIDISSINTINNSTALIFNIVNEILAGAILGYITNAAFVCARYAGNMMDLQVGFSMMTMFDPSTNSNVTFLERILYWFSTIVFFLIDGHHMLIRALVESFNVIKLGAFFLNQEGIKHVINVFIQYFYISIKIAVPIVFIILITDLTLGLVARTVPQLNIMILGLPIKILVGLTAFVFALPLFLKVLNSAFGMLPDAIRGFYKTIPVLIIFASEEKTEEATPRKKMDARKKGQVAKSKELALAFTLLACTLVLVALGEYGANELKETMAGFLNNYLNMELNYNNLNSLAILTVLRVGKIVLPVALPIMCFGIAANYLQTGFLFTKEPLKPDFKKLNPINGFKRMFSLRTVMELLKDLTIITVVGIVGYKFLKDNYLKILNLGTLRPWYMITGLLSLAISIFFKITLIMLFISVADYVYQKYQYNKDLKMTKQEVKEEYKQDEGDPQIKSKIKQKQREMAMQRMMQEVPKATVVVTNPTHIAVALRYEKGDSAPKVVAKGADYVAIKIKDIAKNNEVPVIENKPLARLIYEKVEIDSEVPQDMYEAVAEILAIVYTLEKKK comes from the coding sequence TTGATAAGTGCAGCCTATGCTACAGCCATAATTTTAATTTCTTTTAGGCTTTTTATTTTTTTTAGTATGGTACCTATATTTTTTCCAAAGGGAACCCCTGTAATAGGGAAAGTTGCGTTAGCTTTGATTATAGCTTATATGCTAGTTGGTTCTATAGATATTAGTAGCATAAATACTATAAATAATTCCACTGCATTAATATTTAATATCGTTAATGAGATTTTAGCAGGAGCCATTTTAGGATATATAACTAATGCTGCTTTTGTCTGTGCAAGATATGCTGGTAACATGATGGATCTTCAGGTAGGATTCTCTATGATGACTATGTTTGATCCTAGCACTAATAGTAATGTAACCTTTTTAGAGAGAATATTATATTGGTTTAGTACCATTGTATTTTTTTTAATAGATGGTCATCATATGCTTATAAGGGCTTTAGTAGAAAGCTTTAATGTTATAAAATTAGGAGCATTTTTCCTAAATCAAGAGGGTATAAAGCATGTTATAAATGTTTTTATACAATATTTTTACATAAGTATTAAAATAGCAGTACCTATTGTATTTATTATACTTATAACGGATTTAACTTTAGGGTTAGTAGCTAGAACAGTGCCTCAATTAAATATAATGATTTTAGGACTTCCTATTAAAATATTAGTGGGCCTTACTGCTTTTGTATTTGCATTACCTTTGTTTTTGAAAGTTTTAAACTCTGCTTTTGGGATGCTACCAGATGCTATAAGAGGTTTTTATAAAACTATACCTGTTTTAATTATTTTTGCATCAGAAGAAAAGACAGAGGAAGCAACCCCTCGTAAAAAAATGGATGCAAGAAAAAAAGGGCAAGTAGCTAAAAGTAAAGAATTAGCCCTTGCATTTACTTTATTAGCTTGTACTCTAGTGCTAGTAGCACTGGGGGAATATGGAGCTAATGAACTTAAAGAAACTATGGCAGGATTTTTAAATAATTATCTTAACATGGAATTAAACTACAATAATTTGAATTCTTTAGCTATATTAACGGTTTTACGTGTAGGTAAAATAGTTTTACCTGTGGCTTTACCAATTATGTGCTTTGGTATAGCTGCTAATTATTTGCAAACAGGATTTTTATTTACGAAAGAACCCTTAAAGCCAGATTTTAAAAAATTAAATCCTATAAATGGTTTTAAAAGAATGTTTTCACTAAGAACTGTAATGGAACTTTTAAAAGATTTGACTATAATAACTGTTGTTGGGATTGTGGGTTATAAATTTTTAAAGGATAATTATTTAAAAATATTAAATTTAGGAACCTTAAGACCTTGGTATATGATAACAGGACTTTTATCACTTGCAATATCTATATTTTTTAAGATAACTTTGATTATGCTTTTTATATCTGTGGCAGATTATGTGTATCAAAAATACCAATATAATAAGGACTTAAAAATGACAAAGCAAGAGGTTAAAGAAGAATATAAACAAGATGAAGGAGATCCTCAAATTAAATCAAAAATAAAACAAAAACAAAGAGAAATGGCTATGCAAAGAATGATGCAGGAAGTTCCTAAAGCTACAGTAGTAGTTACAAATCCTACCCACATAGCTGTAGCATTAAGGTATGAAAAAGGAGATTCTGCACCTAAAGTTGTAGCTAAAGGAGCAGATTACGTAGCTATAAAAATAAAAGATATAGCTAAAAATAATGAAGTCCCTGTAATAGAAAATAAGCCTTTAGCAAGGCTAATATATGAAAAGGTAGAAATTGATTCAGAAGTACCACAGGACATGTATGAAGCAGTAGCGGAAATATTAGCTATAGTTTATACTTTAGAAAAGAAAAAATAA